Genomic DNA from Nicotiana tabacum cultivar K326 chromosome 21, ASM71507v2, whole genome shotgun sequence:
TGGAGTGGGGAGGAGCAaaaagatgatgatggagttATTTATAAGAAGTTTGACGGGCGAAGCACTCACCTTATATACTCGACAGGATTCGCGAAATTGGAGAACTTGGCAAGATATTACGAAGGACTTCATGAATCATTTTTGATTTAATATAGAGATCACTTCTGATCGGTTCGCACTGGTGAACCTACATAAAAAACTATCTGAGTCATTCCAAGAATATGCACGACGTTGGAGGTCGGAGGCTGCTAGGGTGCAACCTCCGCTGGATGACTGTGAGCTAACCAAATATTTCATAAGAGCCTAGGAGGGAATATACTTTGAAAAGATGATGGGAATGATGGGACAGAAGTTCCCCGAGCTGGTCAAGATGGGAGATTTCTTGGAAGAGCGCATAAAATCTGGTAAAGTACAATCCATGGCAGCACTGTAAGTGGCTAGCAAGGCCATCCAGTCAGGATCAATCAGTAgcgaaaagaagaagaaagaggaggtcTCAGCAGTCGTCCCTTACTACCAACCCAACCCACATCACGGAAGAACCTCTTATTCCCCAAACAACCACTCAACACCACCCACTTACGCTCTAGTCTATAATACCCATCCATATTACCACCCTCAACCACAATACAACCCTCCttgaggaaacaacaaccaaaacccACAATGACCATATGCTCCTGTCCAAACCACTACACATCAGAACCGACCTGCTTATGCACCATGCCCTCGTCCCAACTTTGAAGAGAGGGGTCCTAGAACTTATACCCCGATTGCTGAGCCTTTGTCCCAATTGTTTAAAGATTAAGAAGAGCAGGATTGATTCACCCAATCAAGGGAATGGTTCCTGAACATCCCTCAAAGTATTTTGATGCCACTAAAAGATGTGTGTACCATTGCAATGtgcccggacatgataccgaagATTGTTTCAAGTTGCAAAATGAAATTGAAACCCTGATCAACAGCAGAGCCATTCAGTGCACTCCAGCACCACCCAATGTGAATCGCAACCCACTGCCAAATCATCGAAACCAAGGAGCTAACATGATCACGTTAGACGAAGAGTATGACCCGAAGGGAACAATTTTCACTATAGGAAATGCAGAAGCCGCAAGGATCACTCCTTAAAAGGAACCGATCATTCCAGTACAACTAAGGCCTACAGTGACGGTTCAGACTTATCCGCAGCAACCTGCCGATGCTATCAGAGACGAAGAAGGTCGGGAGTACAAAACTGTCCCATGGACATACCAACAAAAAGGAAAGGCCAAAATGATAGACTCTGCTGCGGCCTAAGGTATGACTAGATCTGGGAGATGCTATGCCCCTGAAGATGTCAATCGAGGAAATCCGGGGAGAGAACAAATTCCAAGGAAAAACATAACAGACCCAAAAGCCGCTGAGTTTTGGAAAAGAGTGTTAAGCAAAGAGTATTATGTGGAAGAGCAGCTGAAGAAAACTCCAGTACAAATATCTATCATGGATCTATTAATGAGCTCCGACAGTCATAAGGACGCCCTGTTGAAAGTACTAAGTGGGGTAAGTGTACCAAGTAACACTAATAACGAGGTGTTGGCCGCGATAATTGGGAAAATGGTCGAAGCAAACATGATCACCTTCCGAAGAGATGAACTTCCTATCGAAGGCACAAGTAACAACAAGTCTCTTCACATCACTGCCAAATATGGGGACAAAGTAGTTTTCCGGGTGCTGGTCGATGGAGGGTCAGGAGtcaacatttgtccgctctccacctTATAGGAGTTAGAAATTCATTTAAGGGAAGTCAAGGAAAGCCACGAAAGGGTGAGAGCTTTTGATGGTTCACAAAAGGATATTATTGTAGAAATTTATCTAGCTTTGAAAATCGGGCTGGTTGATTTTCTGGTGTTGTTTCAAGTGATGGGAATCTCCTCTTCCTACAACTTGCTGTTGGGCAGGCCCTGGATACATTTGGCAGGGGCCGTGCCATCCACTTTGCACCAATGCATAAAATTTGAGTAGGGATGCTAGGAGATCGTGGTTCATGATGAGTGGGGTCACTCAGCCTATTTGGAGTATGTTGTTCCATTCATTGAAGGGCTGGATGGAGTTGCCTTCCATGCTGTGGAAATCATGAAGACTACTGAGATGGAGAAGACTGAACAAAATTTGGGAATGCAGTCGCCGTATAGATCCAAGATGGCTATGAGGgagatgatgaaatatggatACATGCTAGGAACAATGTTGGGATCCAAGTCAGATGGAATCATGGAGCCAATTGAATATAATGGGTAGAAAGGAAGGGCTACCATAGGATATCAGCCTCCGGAAGGGAAAGCTCGCACCGTTAGCTACGGGAAAAAGGTTTTTGTGCTAGAGCATGTTGCAAGTTCTGGACAGAGTTCAGTACCCAAAGATGATATCATCGACGAAATGGGAAAGCTGTTCGTGAATATGATTAAAGAATGCTGTGAAGGAACTGAAATCAAGACACCGACTATCAGGGATGCCAAACTAGGGGAAGAGCTGCAGAATTGGACCGCCAGTCCATCTTTGGTTCACCAGGGGTCTTTGTAGTATGGAACTGTAAACGTTTTCTTTTAAAGGAGCACGGTCAATTGAGGCCTGTACCGTGTCtacacctttttgtcatttgcctcttttGAACGCTTAAGACGTTccccttttgatgaaataaaaagaattattttctcaaaatattgcaACTTTATTTTACCACTTTATTTATACTTAACTTTCCTTTTTAGTAAACAAACCGATAAAAAACCGCGTTTCACAATTATGACATGTAACGAAACCGTTGAGCGCAATGACCCGAATTACGAGGAGTATGATGAGAGCATGATGCCCAACAATCTCCCACAGGAGATCGAGAAGTAGGAAAGTCAGATAAAGCCCAACCGAGAAGAAATTGAAGTGGTCAATCTTGGAAGTGAAGAAGATGTAAAAGAAACCAGAATCAACAACCTAGAAGCCGAGCAGAATGAAAAAATGATTGAGCTCCTCCTACAGTATGTCGATGTGTTCGCATGGTcctacgatgacatgccaggattaagccCCGAATTTGTATCACATCGACTGCCCACCGATCCTACCAGACCGTCGGTCAAACAGAAACccagaaagttcaaacctgatttatgttttaagataaaggaaaaagtGACAAAACAGATAGAAGCAAATGTAGTAAGGGTCACCAACTATCCAAGCTGGTTGGAAAATATCGTCCCAGTGACCAAGAAGGACGAAAAGATCAGAATATGTGTGGAGTACCAAGATCTCAACAAAGCTAGTCCAAAGGATGATTTCCCtctaccaaacatccacatcctcatcGACAACTGTGCGAAGCATGAATTGCAGACATTTATGGATTGTTTCGCGGATACCATCAAATCTTAATgcacgaggaagatgcagagaagacaactttcaccacaccttggggAGTCTACTGTTATAGAGTTATGCCGTTCGGTCTCAAGGACGCcagtgccacctacatgagggccatgacgaccCTTTTTCACGACATGAATCATaaggagattgaagtatatgtggatgacgtcatcataaAGTCTCGAAGGAGATCGAAGCAGTTGGACGACTTGAGGAATTTTTTTGAACACCTGCGAAGGTacagtttgaagttgaacccaGCAAAGTGCGTGTTCGGAGTCCCCGCTGGAAAACtattgggcttcatcgtaagcaggaagtggatagaactggacccatctaaaatcaaggccatccaggaattaccGCCACCAAAAAGCAAGAAAGGTGTCATGAGTTTCTTGGGCAGATTGAACTACATTAGTCATTTCATATCCCAGTCCATGATAATCTATGAGCCCATTTTCAAGCTATTGAAGAAAGATGCCGACACAAAATGGACGGAggaatgccagaaagccttcgatAGAATCAAAGAGTATCCATCAAACCCGCCAGTGCTGGTTCCCCCGAACCAGGGAAACCATTGTCACTCCATTTGTCAGTCTTGGACAAGGCCTTCGACTGTGTGTTGGGGAAGCATGACGGAACTGGGAGAAAGGATcaggccatctactacttaaGCAAGAAGTTCATGCCATGCGAGGCCAAGTATACCTTGATAGAacacacttgttgtgctctgat
This window encodes:
- the LOC142175222 gene encoding uncharacterized protein LOC142175222, with translation MIELLLQYVDVFAWSYDDMPGLSPEFVSHRLPTDPTRPSVKQKPRKFKPDLCFKIKEKVTKQIEANVVRVTNYPSWLENIVPVTKKDEKIRICVEYQDLNKASPKDDFPLPNIHILIDNCAKHELQTFMDCFADTIKS